One Pomacea canaliculata isolate SZHN2017 linkage group LG9, ASM307304v1, whole genome shotgun sequence DNA segment encodes these proteins:
- the LOC112572861 gene encoding prion-like-(Q/N-rich) domain-bearing protein 25 isoform X1, translating to MQAILLVTVFSCLTVAANAADVKFGAACPSGDTCTDANTECSGTPPKCVCSSGFTAVSGVCTANGALGTACLSGSTCTGDTLVCDSSVCKKKVGQTCTATADCVAHSTCSTNKCACDSNYNAGLTGMCAQGSAPGTEVGAGATCNATCTGANFECVASKCTCKAGFTLSGNSCKEGKPA from the exons ATGCAGGCGATACTCCTAGTGACTGTCTTCTCCTGTCTTACTGTGGCTG CAAACGCAGCTGATGTCAAATTCGGAGCCGCATGCCCTTCTGGGGACACCTGCACTGATGCCAACACCGAATGTTCAGGAACACCTCCAAAGTGTGTCTGCAGTAGTGGATTTACTGCTGTTAGCGGAGTCTGCA CTGCAAACGGAGCCCTGGGTACAGCTTGTTTATCAGGTTCTACCTGCACTGGCGACACTTTAGTGTGTGATTCATCTGTGTGCA agaaaaaagttgGACAGACCTGTACTGCTACCGCTGACTGTGTTGCACACTCGACCTGCTCCACCAACAAATGCGCGTGTGATAGCAACTACAACGCAGGACTGACTGGCATGTGTG ctCAAGGAAGTGCACCTGGAACTGAAGTTGGAGCTGGAGCGACATGCAATGCTACTTGCACTGGTGCTAACTTTGAATGTGTAGCAAGCAAGTGTACGTGCAAAGCTGGCTTCACTCTGTCTGGAAACTCTTGCA
- the LOC112572861 gene encoding prion-like-(Q/N-rich) domain-bearing protein 25 isoform X2, whose translation MQAILLVTVFSCLTVAANAADVKFGAACPSGDTCTDANTECSGTPPKCVCSSGFTAVSGVCTANGALGTACLSGSTCTGDTLVCDSSVCKKKVGQTCTATADCVAHSTCSTNKCACDSNYNAGLTGMCAQGSAPGTEVGAGATCNATCTGANFECVASKCTCKAGFTLSGNSCNGVTS comes from the exons ATGCAGGCGATACTCCTAGTGACTGTCTTCTCCTGTCTTACTGTGGCTG CAAACGCAGCTGATGTCAAATTCGGAGCCGCATGCCCTTCTGGGGACACCTGCACTGATGCCAACACCGAATGTTCAGGAACACCTCCAAAGTGTGTCTGCAGTAGTGGATTTACTGCTGTTAGCGGAGTCTGCA CTGCAAACGGAGCCCTGGGTACAGCTTGTTTATCAGGTTCTACCTGCACTGGCGACACTTTAGTGTGTGATTCATCTGTGTGCA agaaaaaagttgGACAGACCTGTACTGCTACCGCTGACTGTGTTGCACACTCGACCTGCTCCACCAACAAATGCGCGTGTGATAGCAACTACAACGCAGGACTGACTGGCATGTGTG ctCAAGGAAGTGCACCTGGAACTGAAGTTGGAGCTGGAGCGACATGCAATGCTACTTGCACTGGTGCTAACTTTGAATGTGTAGCAAGCAAGTGTACGTGCAAAGCTGGCTTCACTCTGTCTGGAAACTCTTGCA